The stretch of DNA GATTACTGGCAAGGGGGATGGTTCGACTATCCCGATAAAGAGCGGGCGCTCGCCGCGATGGAGCAGGCAGGTACCAGCGACGAGCGCAAATGTGCGTTGTGCAAACCCTAACGCCAGGAATGATGCCTCCTGACTGTTGATTGATGGTGGTGGGATGGGGGGATGTTTCTCTCCTCCCACCGTCTGCATTCGGCGTTCATGAGGTCTGTAGCCCATGCCTCAATTCGCGCTGCTCCTCACGACTTTTGTGTGGGGAGCGACGTTTCCGGCCACGAAGGCCGCGCTCGAACAAATCTCTCCACTCTCGTTTCTCTTCCTTCGATTTCTCCTTGGATCGCTCGTTGTGTTCGGGGTCTTGCTGCTCATGCGCCGCCGATTGACCTGCGACGCCTATATGGTACGAGCAAGTGCGATCGCAACTGCGTGGCTCTTCCTCGGCTATGTGTTGCAAACCGTGGGGCTCCGCTATACGACGGCATCGAACTCCGCCTTTATCACGGTCTTGTACGTGGTGTTTGTGCCGCTGTACTTACGTCGCTTGGGCGTCCATACCTGGGTGTCTAACGGGATTGCGCTGCTTGGCTTGTGGCTTCTGGTGAGGCCGACGGCCTCCGCTAATCTTGGGGATCTCCTCACGATGGGGAGCGCGGCGGCATTCGCCGCCCATATGGTCTGCCTGGAACGGTACACCCGGGTGGCAGATCCGGTCTCGTTGTTCGCGTGGCAACTGTTGTTGATGACCCTGGCCATGTTGGGCGCCATGTGGTGGGAACCGCCGACGCTTGCGATGTTTGAGCCAAGCCGCGTCCTAGTCGTCGGGTTGGTGGTGACCGGCGTGTTGGCGACCGGTGCGTTTGCGGTACAAATGTGGGCACAGCGGCTGTTGCCTGCCCAGCAGGTTGCTTTGCTGTTTGCGGCCGAGCCGGCCGTCGCGGCCTGGCTGGCCTGGTATTTCCTGGGCGAAAACCTGGATGCGCAAGGGTGGTTCGGGAGTGCGATGATTCTCGGCGGCGTCCTGCTCGGATCGTGGGTGACGGGTGAATCGTCACCGGCGCATCAGGGGCCTTCGACGGCGCGCTCAGAAGGAGGCTGATGTGGCTCAGAAGTTCGGCAACAGTCGGTGGGTGCAAGAGGGTTTTCTCGATAACCGTCAAGCGGGGACGGTTGTCGGGCGTATGACATTCGCGGTGTTGGGTGTGGTCGACTTCTACCTGGCTGGCGATTGCCGGGGAGAAATCGCCGGGAAGGTGATCCGATTCAATAACAGCCGGTTTGCCGACGAAGATCTCGCGGGGCAAGTGCTCGGGGATGTCGAGATTCCGCAGATCGGCGATGCGAGCCTCATCTCCTTCGATCCGCATCCGCATTTGGTTCCGCACCCGTACATCGAGTGGTTCTCCATGCGGAAGAATCATTACCGAATTGAATTGGTGCCGGAGGATGCCTGGATTGCGAGGGAAGAAGAGCTGGTGGAGATCGATCCGGTCAGCCGGGAGATTCGAGAGCGCCTGGCCCCGCAGTACGGTCGGAAGCCGGAATCGGCGGATGAATCGGAGTGGGTGTAGCGTAGAGTAGAGGGGCGGGCGCTTCGCGTCCGCCCCTCTGGTCTTTGTCAGGCGAGTTTATTCTTACCTTCCCGCACATGCGCGGGCACTTCCCGAATGTCCCAGATCAGTCCCAGCGCTTGCAAGCCCCTCAGCATGTAGTAGGTGATGTCGATTTCCCACCAGTAGAACCCTTGGCGGGTTGAGGCGGCATAGTAGTGATGATTGTTGTGCCAGCCCTCACCGAGAGTGATCATGGCCAGGATGAAATTGTTCTTGCTGTCGTCACCCGTCTTGTAACGCTGGGATCCGTACACGTGTGAAAGCGAGTTGATTGTGCAGGTGCCGTGGAGCAGCGCGACGGTGGAGACGAAGAATCCCCAGATGAGCATCTGCGGACCATTCGTGCCGAGGCTTGGGGCATAGGTCTCTAAGAGTTTGCCGAGGCCGAACATGCCGAATCCGCAAATCGTCGGGACCAGGGTGTCGAATCGATCCAGGAAGACCAGCTCCGGAAACTTGGCGAAATCGCCGATGCTCTTGAGGCGCGGCGGGAAAAATTTCTTGGAGCTGATCCAGCCGATATGAGCCCAGAGAAATCCCCCTTGGCGCACCGAGTGGGTATCTTCGGGTTTATCTGAATAGATGTGGTGATGGCGATGGTGTCCGCCCCACCAGAGCGGGCCTCGTTGCGCACAGGAAGATCCGAGCAAGGCAAAGGCAAATTGGCAGGCCCGGGAGGTCTTGAAGGTACGGTGCGAGAAATAGCGATGGTACCAGCCCGTGATGGCGAACATGCGTATGAAGTAGAACGCTGCTGCGACTCCTACGGCGACCCAGCTCCATCCGACGATGAACACGCCCAGGCAGAGCAGGTGCACGATGATGAGCGGGATGGCCCGCAGCCAGTCGACTGTCGGCGGCGCGGTATCCGTTTGCATTTTCTCAATGCCTGCCCAGGAGTCAAACCAGCGTATGATGGTAATCCAGGCTCCATCGCTCGTGGGATGTTCTCCTGGCTGTGCATCGGTTTTGGGGAGCTCACCGTTTTTAGGTAAGGTGAGCGGATGCAGATCACTACTCATGCCACCTCCACAGTTATACGAATCTAGAACGCGTTATCGAAGGGATCGCGCCGCGGTTCCACTAGCGTGACTGAATTATCGCGGCGCTTGCGAGTGATACGAATAGGCAGGCCGCTGAATGCTCTGAAATGGTGTCGATCAGTGAGTGAGGGTACTCAGGCTCAAAGACACGTGTGATCATTATACACAGATTGATGGGGAATTGTCGTGAGAATTTTTCCACAGGGCGCGAGGTGCGGGTGGTTGCAGGAGTGGCAGAACCGGAGCCATCGGCAGACTCTCGATGGTTCCGGTTCAGTGCCCGGTTGGGCGCAAGATTGTTTGACTCTCTTTGGACTGCCCCTCTAAAATGCGCTCCATTATGAATGATCGATTTCTGAAAGCGTGCCGGCGCGAACCGGTTGATTGCACGCCGGTCTGGTTCATGCGCCAGGCAGGCCGGTACATGGTTGAATATCGCCGGTTACGAGAAAAACATTCCATTCTCGATCTGTGTAAGACGCCTGAATTGGCGGCGCAGGTCACGTTGCAGCCGATCGACCGGTTTGCCCTCGATGCCGCCATTATTTTCGCCGATATTCTGCTTCCGCTCGAGCCGATGGGGCTCTCTCTGGAGTTTGCGGAGGGCGAGGGGCCGATCATCCACAATCCCGTGCGGGATCGGGCGGCTGTGGATGGGCTGAAGGTCATCGATGAGAGGGACCTGCAGTACGTGATGGATGCGATCAGTCTGACCCGCAAGATGCTGGCCGGTCGGGTGCCTCTGATCGGGTTTGCCGGGGCGCCCTTTACGCTGGCCAGTTATGCCATTGAAGGTGGAAGCTCGCGGAACTACATTCATACGAAACAGATGATGTATCGCGAGCCGGAGACCTGGCATCGTTTGATGGATAAATTCGCACGCGTGATTACCGGCTATCTTCGTCGTCAGATCAAGGCCGGCGCCCAGGCCGTGCAGCTCTTCGATAGCTGGGTCGGGTGTCTCTCAGCCGGGGATTATGCCGAATACGTCATGCCGCATGTGCAGCTGATTTTCGAGGGGCTCAAGCACGAAGGCGTCCCGCTGATTCATTTCGGCACCGGGACCACGGCGATCCTCAAGGCCATGCGCCAGGCCGGTGGTGACGTGATCGGGATCGATTGGCGCATTCCGATCGACGAGGCCTGGGCCCTGGTGGGCCACGATCGCGCGGTGCAGGGGAACCTCGATCCGGTGACGTTGTTTGGACCGATCTCCGAGATCGAGCGGCGCGTGACGGACATTCTCCGACGGGCCGCAGGGCGTCCGGGCCACATTTTCAATCTGGGTCACGGAATTCTCCCGAATACCCCCGTGGAGAATGTCGCCGCCACGATCGATCTGGTGCATAAGCTGAGTACGCGGTGAGCGGGTCTGTGGCGAAGCAGCCGGTTGCTGTCTTGCTCATGGCCATGGGCGGCCCCGATTGCCTCGAGAATGTGGCGCCGTATCTCCTGGATGTTCGCGGTGGACGACCAACCTCGCCTGAACTGATTGCGGAAATCCGCGAGCGATATCGGGTGACCGGCGGAAAGTCTCCGGTGCTCGATGTCACGCGTGAGGTCGCGCGGGCATTGGAGCAGCGCTTAAATATGTCGGGTCACGCGTACTACCGCTGTTATGTGGGGTTGCGGCACTGGCATCCGTTCATCAAGGAAACCTACACGGAACTGCTCGATGCCCTTCCGGACCGCATCATTGGGTTGTGCATGGCCCCGCAGTATTCTTCGCTCAGCATCGGCGCCTATCGAAAGAAGGTTGAAGAGGCGCGTGCTGAACTTGCCAACGAGACCCCGATCAGCTTCGTCAAGAGTTGGCATCGCCATCCGCTCTTGATCGCCGCCATTGTCGACAATATTCGCCGGACGCTGGAGCGATTCCCCGCCGAGGTGCGTGGGCAGGTGCCAGTCTTGTTTACCGCGCACAGTTTGCCGGAGCGGGTCGTGGCCATGAAGGACCCCTATCCTGAAGAAGTCAAAGGAACGGCTCAGGCGGTCTGCGAACAACTCGGGACTCAGCCGACGCGGTTTGCCTATCAAAGCCAGGGACGATCGGGAGAGAAATGGCTTGGGCCATCGGTCGAGGAGGCCTTGGCGGAATTGGCGCAGGAAGGCCATCGCCAGGTGCTGGTGGCGCCGATCGGTTTCATCTGCGACCATGTGGAAACCCTGTTTGATATCGATATTGAGCTCACGCAGCTGGCCCGGACGAAGGGACTCCAGCTGGAACGTATTCCCATGTTGAACGCCTCGGCTCCCCTGATCGACATGTTGATGTCGGTGGTGGAGGCGCACGAGTCTTCGCTCGTCCATTAGCGGCACCACCTGTGGCGCGTACACCACGGTCAGTTGTCATCATCGGCGGAGGTATCTCAGGCCTCTCCACGGCGTTTGCGCTCCAGGAGCAGGCGGCCGCGGCTGATGTGGCCCTCACCTGCACCATTCTTGATGCCGCACCGGTCTGGGGCGGGAAAATCGTCACGCATCGGGTCGGCCAGTTAGTGATGGAGGCGGGGCCGGACTCGTTTCTCTCGCAAAAGCCCTGGGGCATGGAGCTCTGCCGACGCCTCGGGATCGCCGATCAGCTCATCAACACCAACCCGGTTGAGAAAAAAGCGAGCGTCTTGAGGGGCGGGCAGTTACACGAGTTGCCGGAAGGACTTGTAACCTTTACGCCGACTCAGCTGGGGCCGTTTTTTCGCAGCGGACTATTATCCTGGATCGATCTGGCCCGTATGGGCTGCGATGTGTTGATTCCGGCGCGTCGGGCGGCCGACGACGAATCGCTGGCATCGTTTTTTCGCCGTCGATTCGGACGGCATGCCTGCGAACGGGTCATGGAGCCGCTGATGGCCGGCATCTACGCAGGTGATGCGGAGCAGATGAGTCTTCGGGCGACGTTCCCGCGGTTCTACGAGTTGGAGCAGGCGCATGGTAGTGTGATTCGGGGTATGATGGCGGCGCGTCGTGCACGGATGCAGAACGCGCCCGGCGGCCGCCCGCGACACACGATGTTTGTGACGCTGAAAAACGGCCTGGCCGATTTGGTGGCGGGGCTGACAGCGCATATCCAGCAAGCCGGCGGGATGTTGAAGGCCGGTGTTCAGGTGGAGGCGTTACGGGTGCGCTCCCACCAGGCCGGACGTTGGATGTACGATATCATCTGTACCGACGGGACCTCGCTTTCGGCGGAAGCGCTGGTCTTGGCTACACCGGCCTATGTCAGCGCCGAGCTCGTTCGGCCGTTGACGCCGATGGCAGCCGGCTTAATGGATCTGATTCCTTATGCTTCGACGGCCACAATTTCGCTCATCTATCCTGAGGAGGCGGTGGGCAACCGGCTGCAAGGGTTCGGTTTCGTGGTCCCGCGCATCGAGGGTCGTGATTTGATCGCAGCCACGTGGACTTCGCTCAAGTGGCCGCACCGAGCCCCACCGCAGGATGTATCCGTGCGTTGTTATCTCGGGGGGGTTGGGCGAGAGGCCATTTTGCAGCGTGACGATGAGGCCTTGGTCCAGTGTGTGCGGGAGGAATTGGCCTCGATTGTCGGCCTGCAGGCGACGCCGCATTATGTCGAAGTGAATCGCTGGAATCGGGCCATG from Nitrospira sp. encodes:
- a CDS encoding DMT family transporter → MPQFALLLTTFVWGATFPATKAALEQISPLSFLFLRFLLGSLVVFGVLLLMRRRLTCDAYMVRASAIATAWLFLGYVLQTVGLRYTTASNSAFITVLYVVFVPLYLRRLGVHTWVSNGIALLGLWLLVRPTASANLGDLLTMGSAAAFAAHMVCLERYTRVADPVSLFAWQLLLMTLAMLGAMWWEPPTLAMFEPSRVLVVGLVVTGVLATGAFAVQMWAQRLLPAQQVALLFAAEPAVAAWLAWYFLGENLDAQGWFGSAMILGGVLLGSWVTGESSPAHQGPSTARSEGG
- a CDS encoding acyl-CoA desaturase yields the protein MSSDLHPLTLPKNGELPKTDAQPGEHPTSDGAWITIIRWFDSWAGIEKMQTDTAPPTVDWLRAIPLIIVHLLCLGVFIVGWSWVAVGVAAAFYFIRMFAITGWYHRYFSHRTFKTSRACQFAFALLGSSCAQRGPLWWGGHHRHHHIYSDKPEDTHSVRQGGFLWAHIGWISSKKFFPPRLKSIGDFAKFPELVFLDRFDTLVPTICGFGMFGLGKLLETYAPSLGTNGPQMLIWGFFVSTVALLHGTCTINSLSHVYGSQRYKTGDDSKNNFILAMITLGEGWHNNHHYYAASTRQGFYWWEIDITYYMLRGLQALGLIWDIREVPAHVREGKNKLA
- the hemE gene encoding uroporphyrinogen decarboxylase, with the protein product MNDRFLKACRREPVDCTPVWFMRQAGRYMVEYRRLREKHSILDLCKTPELAAQVTLQPIDRFALDAAIIFADILLPLEPMGLSLEFAEGEGPIIHNPVRDRAAVDGLKVIDERDLQYVMDAISLTRKMLAGRVPLIGFAGAPFTLASYAIEGGSSRNYIHTKQMMYREPETWHRLMDKFARVITGYLRRQIKAGAQAVQLFDSWVGCLSAGDYAEYVMPHVQLIFEGLKHEGVPLIHFGTGTTAILKAMRQAGGDVIGIDWRIPIDEAWALVGHDRAVQGNLDPVTLFGPISEIERRVTDILRRAAGRPGHIFNLGHGILPNTPVENVAATIDLVHKLSTR
- the hemH gene encoding ferrochelatase, translated to MSGSVAKQPVAVLLMAMGGPDCLENVAPYLLDVRGGRPTSPELIAEIRERYRVTGGKSPVLDVTREVARALEQRLNMSGHAYYRCYVGLRHWHPFIKETYTELLDALPDRIIGLCMAPQYSSLSIGAYRKKVEEARAELANETPISFVKSWHRHPLLIAAIVDNIRRTLERFPAEVRGQVPVLFTAHSLPERVVAMKDPYPEEVKGTAQAVCEQLGTQPTRFAYQSQGRSGEKWLGPSVEEALAELAQEGHRQVLVAPIGFICDHVETLFDIDIELTQLARTKGLQLERIPMLNASAPLIDMLMSVVEAHESSLVH
- the hemG gene encoding protoporphyrinogen oxidase; this encodes MARTPRSVVIIGGGISGLSTAFALQEQAAAADVALTCTILDAAPVWGGKIVTHRVGQLVMEAGPDSFLSQKPWGMELCRRLGIADQLINTNPVEKKASVLRGGQLHELPEGLVTFTPTQLGPFFRSGLLSWIDLARMGCDVLIPARRAADDESLASFFRRRFGRHACERVMEPLMAGIYAGDAEQMSLRATFPRFYELEQAHGSVIRGMMAARRARMQNAPGGRPRHTMFVTLKNGLADLVAGLTAHIQQAGGMLKAGVQVEALRVRSHQAGRWMYDIICTDGTSLSAEALVLATPAYVSAELVRPLTPMAAGLMDLIPYASTATISLIYPEEAVGNRLQGFGFVVPRIEGRDLIAATWTSLKWPHRAPPQDVSVRCYLGGVGREAILQRDDEALVQCVREELASIVGLQATPHYVEVNRWNRAMPQYTIGHLDRLAQMEAALSRFGGLAVTGAGYRGVGLPDCIRDGAETAAKLLRYLQASPV